In the Drosophila willistoni isolate 14030-0811.24 chromosome 3R, UCI_dwil_1.1, whole genome shotgun sequence genome, TGTCACTGGAGCCAGCTCGGGCATTGGAGCAGCATGTTGCAAGGATCTGGTGGCCAAGGGAATGGTTGTTGTGGGTCTTGCCAGACGTGAGGAGCGTCTACAAGAGCTGAAGGCCTCTCTGCCAGCTGATCAGGCTAAGCGTTTCCACGCCCACAAATGTGACGTCAGCGATGAGAAGCAAGTGATTGAGACCTTTGCATGGATTGATAAAAGTGTTGGTGGTGCTGATGTTCTAATAAATAATGCCGGCATTGTCCGAATGAATGATGTGACCAATGCAGGCAACTCAGACGATCTTCGTGCTGTTTTGGAAACCAATGTGCTAGGTGTAGCTTGGTGCACCCGTGAGGCATTCCTCTCGCTCCAACGCCGTAAGGTGAATGACGGGCATgtcgtcatcatcaacagTGTGGCTGGACACAAAGTACCCATAGTGCCTGGATTTAGCCTTAACATATATTCACCATCCAAACACGCCATTACTGCCTTGACCGAAGTCCTGCGTCAGGAGTTCCAAAATAAAGGAACTCAGACAAAAATCACAGTAAgttaaaaatgttttccaaGTTTACACATTAATTAACTGATTTTTGTATCCACAGAGCGTTAGTCCCGGAGGAGTTGATACAGAGATAATTGATGAAAAACTAAAGGAACTCAATCCCGATTTTCCTTTGCTGCGTTCCGAAGACGTGGCCGATGCTGTTACCTATTGCATCCAGACACCTCCAAATGTCCAAATCCATGAATTGACCATTAAGCCCATTGGCGAAAAATTATAAACTAATTTGACTGAAGAAAAAAATcctttaataaaaaagtttttataaaaaatgtcCAATATATATTGGAATTTAATCCTATGATTCAAATCTACTCTGGTTTTTCCAAGATTCTTTGCTTTACTTAACTGAACTGagataagaaaaacaaacaaagaccTTTTCCAAGTTTCTTATCTGTAAGTTTTTCAATCCTTGATTTGATCTGAAATGCCTTTTTTTGTAACTTTAGCCAATTTATTTTAACTTTTACATTACGCATATAGAAAATGCTTGTTTATGGATTATGTTGGATATAGTTTAGCCAAAGAAAGGATATAGAAAAGATATTGTCATTAAATACCAGATAAATTGCAATCAAATTGACGTACACCATTGGAAAATTGCTTCTTCTTCAATAATTATTTGAATATTTCTTCAAAATTCTCATCTTTGAATTCGCAGATCTTTAAGTTTATcaataattgaataattttaaatattataaaaaaaattgtaaatttctaCAATTTAAGATAAAATTTCTTTACATTGCTTGTTTTAAGcaaatcatttaatttttgtttgagttcaattaaaaatgtattgaataaaatatagtaaagttaaaaatttgtatCATCCTGGCAAAGCCCTTATCTGTACTTTCTTTTtggaaaataagaaaaatttaacTAATGTTGTTAAAAATATGGTTCGAGATTTTAATGTTTTGACATGATTTTGAATAAGGGATCACTTATAAGAAGTAAATAGATTTTGGTGAAAAGTATTGGACTcagttttatatttaagttCTACAAAAAATGTAGTTAGTAGATGTAGTTCTACAAAAATGTAGAATCgatttagttttaaaaaagaaaaatattaacttAACAACTTGTCAATTGGTTATGGCtctaaaattttacttttactttaaGCTTTTTCGCCAATAGGCTTAATGGTCAGTTCGTGGATTTGCACATTTGGAGGTGTCTGAATGCAATAGGTGACCGCATCGGCCACATCTTCAGGACGCAAAAAAGGTGAATTGGGGCTAAACTCCTTGAACTTTTGGGTCATCTCAGTGTCAACTCCACCAGGACTTACGCTCTGTAAAGGCGAAAAGCAATGAGCTGATGTCTGAGActgaaaaccattttaaaCTTACTGTGATTTTTGTCTGAGTTCCCTTGATTTGGAACTCCTGACGCAGGACTTCGGTCAAGGCGGTGACTGCATGTTTAGATGGTGCATACATGTGAAAGCCAACGCCTGGAAACACTGGCACTTTGTGCCCGAGAACACTATTGATGATGACCACATGTCCATCGTTAACCTTGCGGCGTTGAAGTGAGAGGAATGCCTCACGGGTACACCAAGATACTCCAAGCACATTAGTCTCCAGAATTGACCGAAGAACCGCAGAGTTATCTGGGATTGTTATTTCAGTTGTTGGCATAACGCCGGCATTGTTTATCAGGACATCGGCACCACCAAGATTCTTATCCACCCATGCAAAGGTCTCAATCACTTGCTTCTCATCGCTGACGTCACATTTGTGGCCATGGAAACGTTTAGCCTGATCAGCTGGCAGAGAAGCCTTCAACTCTTGTAGGCGCTCCTCACGTCTGGCAagaccaacaacaaccattCCCTTGGCCACCAGATCCTTGCAGCAGGCAACGCCAATACCAGAACTGGCTCCAGTCACAACGGCAACTCGATTCAACCAACGTTCCATTTTAAGTTTATTCTACTATATTCTCTGTACTCAACTGAACACTCAGCTAAATGTTCTATGCTTTTTATACCTGATTCTGAACACCCAGAAAAGCTCTAATCAATTATAAACAGTATACTAAAATATATGAAACAAATAGTCACTCTTATACGAAAACTTGCTTGTAATGCTTGCTCAACTTTATTAAGGTTTGTCAAACAAAAAAGTAGCTAATGATTGGACTCAagcttttatattgtttttttgcgAATTCTCGGATTTTTCCCCTGGATAAAAGGATTAACGAACCCGATAATTAGCCCTTATTTTCCTCTACTCAggtgaaatgaaatgaaatttattcgACTAAATATATGCAAG is a window encoding:
- the LOC6650586 gene encoding farnesol dehydrogenase isoform X1; translation: MNRWLNRVAVVTGASSGIGAACCKDLVAKGMVVVGLARREERLQELKASLPADQAKRFHAHKCDVSDEKQVIETFAWIDKSVGGADVLINNAGIVRMNDVTNAGNSDDLRAVLETNVLGVAWCTREAFLSLQRRKVNDGHVVIINSVAGHKVPIVPGFSLNIYSPSKHAITALTEVLRQEFQNKGTQTKITSVSPGGVDTEIIDEKLKELNPDFPLLRSEDVADAVTYCIQTPPNVQIHELTIKPIGEKL
- the LOC124460518 gene encoding farnesol dehydrogenase-like, which gives rise to MERWLNRVAVVTGASSGIGVACCKDLVAKGMVVVGLARREERLQELKASLPADQAKRFHGHKCDVSDEKQVIETFAWVDKNLGGADVLINNAGVMPTTEITIPDNSAVLRSILETNVLGVSWCTREAFLSLQRRKVNDGHVVIINSVLGHKVPVFPGVGFHMYAPSKHAVTALTEVLRQEFQIKGTQTKITSVSPGGVDTEMTQKFKEFSPNSPFLRPEDVADAVTYCIQTPPNVQIHELTIKPIGEKA
- the LOC6650586 gene encoding farnesol dehydrogenase isoform X3; protein product: MNRWLNRVAVVTGASSGIGAACCKDLVAKGMVVVGLARREERLQELKASLPADQAKRFHAHKCDVSDEKQVIETFAWIDKSVGGADVLINNAGIVRMNDVTNAGNSDDLRAVLETNVLGVAWCTREAFLSLQRRKVNDGHVVIINSVAGHKVPIVPGFSLNIYSPSKHAITALTEVLRQEFQNKGTQTKITSISPGAVDTEIIPDQIKELFTDFPMLRSEDVADAVSYCISTPPNVQIHELTIKPVGEKF